In Bacillus cereus ATCC 14579, a single window of DNA contains:
- a CDS encoding Gly-Xaa-Xaa repeat protein, giving the protein MSRYNDNQNKFSKPCFPSSAGRIPNTPSIPITKAQLRTFRAIIIDLTKIIPTLFANPSPQNIEDLIDTLNLLSKFICSLDATSSLKAQGLAIIKNLITILRNPTFVASAVFIELQNLINYLLYITKLFRIDPCTLQELLKLIAALQTALVNSASFIQGPTGPTGPAGATGATGPRGNTGATGATGATGPRGNTGATGATGPQGNTGATGATGATGPRGNTGATGATGPQGNTGATGATGATGPRGNTGATGATGPQGNTGATGATGATGPRGNTGATGATGPQGNTGATGATGATGPQGNTGATGATGPQGNTGATGATGPRGNTGATGATGPQGNTGATGATGATGPRGNTGATGATGPQGNTGATGATGATGPQGNTGATGATGATGPQGAQGNTGATGATGATGATGPQGAQGNTGATGATGATGPQGAQGNTGATGATGATGPQGAQGNTGATGATGATGPQGAQGNTGATGATGATGPQGVQGNTGATGATGATGPQGVQGNTGATGATGATGPQGAQGNTGATGATGATGPQGAQGNTGATGATGDTGPQGAQGPAGATGATGPQGVQGNTGATGATGATGPQGVQGNTGATGATGATGPQGVQGNTGATGPQGVQGNTGATGATGATGPQGVQGNTGATGATGPQGVQGPTGATGATGIGVTGPTGPSGGPTGPTGPTGPSFPIATIVVTNNIQQTVLQFNNFIFSTAINVNNIIFNGTDTVTVINGGIYVISVSISTTAPGCAPLGVGISINGAVATDNFSSNLIGDSLSFTTIETLAAGARISVQSTLNEITIPATGNTNIRLTVFRIA; this is encoded by the coding sequence ATGTCTCGTTATAACGACAATCAAAACAAATTCTCCAAACCATGCTTTCCAAGTAGCGCTGGACGAATACCAAATACTCCATCAATCCCAATTACTAAAGCTCAACTTAGAACATTTCGTGCGATTATTATTGATTTAACAAAAATAATCCCAACACTTTTTGCAAATCCATCTCCCCAAAATATTGAAGATCTAATCGATACATTGAACCTACTAAGTAAATTTATTTGTTCACTAGACGCTACTTCCTCCCTGAAAGCACAAGGGTTAGCTATTATTAAAAACTTAATAACTATATTAAGAAATCCAACCTTTGTAGCAAGCGCTGTATTTATTGAGCTTCAAAATCTCATTAACTATTTACTATACATTACAAAATTATTCCGAATTGACCCTTGCACACTTCAAGAGCTCCTTAAATTAATAGCAGCATTACAAACTGCTCTAGTTAATTCTGCTTCGTTTATTCAAGGGCCTACCGGACCTACTGGACCAGCAGGCGCTACTGGTGCCACTGGACCTCGAGGTAACACGGGCGCTACTGGCGCTACCGGTGCCACTGGACCTCGAGGTAACACGGGCGCTACCGGTGCCACTGGACCTCAAGGTAACACGGGTGCTACTGGCGCTACCGGTGCCACTGGACCTCGAGGTAACACGGGCGCTACCGGCGCTACTGGACCTCAAGGTAACACGGGTGCTACTGGCGCTACCGGTGCCACTGGACCTCGAGGTAACACGGGCGCTACCGGCGCTACTGGACCTCAAGGTAACACGGGTGCTACTGGCGCTACCGGTGCCACTGGACCTCGAGGTAACACGGGCGCTACTGGCGCTACCGGACCTCAAGGTAACACGGGCGCTACTGGCGCTACCGGTGCCACTGGACCTCAAGGTAACACGGGTGCTACCGGTGCCACTGGACCTCAAGGTAACACGGGTGCTACTGGTGCCACTGGACCTCGAGGTAACACGGGCGCTACCGGCGCTACTGGACCTCAAGGTAACACGGGTGCTACTGGCGCTACCGGTGCCACTGGACCTCGAGGTAACACGGGTGCTACTGGCGCTACCGGACCTCAAGGTAACACGGGCGCTACTGGCGCTACCGGTGCCACTGGACCTCAAGGTAACACGGGTGCTACTGGCGCTACCGGTGCCACTGGACCTCAAGGTGCTCAAGGTAACACAGGTGCTACTGGTGCTACCGGCGCTACTGGTGCTACTGGACCTCAAGGTGCTCAAGGTAACACAGGTGCTACCGGTGCCACTGGCGCTACCGGACCTCAAGGTGCTCAAGGTAACACAGGTGCTACTGGTGCCACTGGCGCTACTGGACCTCAAGGTGCTCAAGGTAACACAGGTGCTACTGGTGCCACTGGCGCTACTGGACCTCAAGGTGCTCAAGGTAACACAGGTGCTACTGGCGCTACCGGTGCCACTGGACCTCAAGGTGTTCAAGGTAACACAGGTGCTACTGGCGCTACCGGTGCCACTGGACCTCAAGGTGTTCAAGGTAACACAGGTGCTACTGGTGCCACTGGCGCTACTGGACCTCAAGGTGCTCAAGGTAACACAGGTGCTACTGGTGCCACTGGCGCTACTGGACCTCAAGGTGCTCAAGGTAACACAGGTGCTACTGGTGCCACTGGCGATACTGGACCTCAAGGTGCTCAAGGGCCTGCTGGTGCTACTGGCGCTACCGGACCTCAAGGCGTTCAAGGTAACACAGGTGCTACTGGTGCCACTGGCGCTACTGGACCTCAAGGTGTTCAAGGTAACACGGGTGCTACTGGCGCTACCGGTGCCACTGGACCTCAAGGTGTTCAAGGTAACACAGGTGCTACTGGACCTCAAGGCGTTCAAGGTAACACAGGTGCTACTGGCGCTACCGGTGCCACTGGACCTCAAGGTGTTCAAGGCAACACAGGTGCTACTGGCGCTACTGGACCTCAAGGCGTTCAAGGACCAACGGGTGCTACCGGCGCTACTGGCATAGGAGTTACTGGACCTACTGGACCTTCTGGTGGACCTACCGGACCTACTGGGCCTACTGGACCTAGCTTCCCTATAGCAACAATTGTTGTAACAAACAATATTCAGCAAACAGTACTGCAATTTAATAACTTTATTTTTAGTACTGCAATTAACGTAAACAATATTATCTTCAACGGCACAGATACAGTTACTGTTATTAACGGTGGTATTTATGTAATTAGCGTATCCATTTCTACAACTGCGCCAGGATGCGCTCCACTCGGAGTAGGAATTTCAATTAATGGAGCAGTCGCAACTGATAATTTCTCTTCAAATTTAATAGGCGACTCACTTTCATTTACTACAATCGAAACATTAGCAGCTGGTGCAAGAATTTCTGTTCAATCTACTCTTAATGAGATTACGATCCCTGCGACAGGAAATACTAACATCCGCCTTACTGTATTTAGAATCGCTTAA
- the hfq gene encoding RNA chaperone Hfq, which translates to MKQSINIQDQFLNQLRKENTFVTLYLLNGFQLRGLIKGFDNFTVLLETEGKQQLIYKHAISTFVPQKNVSIELE; encoded by the coding sequence ATGAAGCAATCAATCAATATTCAAGATCAGTTTTTAAATCAACTCCGTAAAGAAAATACGTTTGTTACGCTGTACTTATTAAATGGTTTCCAGCTTCGTGGACTAATTAAAGGATTTGATAATTTTACAGTCCTGCTGGAAACAGAAGGTAAGCAGCAGCTTATTTATAAACATGCAATCTCCACATTTGTACCACAAAAAAATGTTTCAATTGAATTAGAATAG
- the miaA gene encoding tRNA (adenosine(37)-N6)-dimethylallyltransferase MiaA, which yields MGEVQREKVAVIIGPTAVGKTKLSIDLAKALNGEIISGDSMQIYRTMDIGTAKVTKAEMDGIPHYMIDIKNPEDSFSVAEFQERVRKHIREITERGKLPIIVGGTGLYIQSVLFDYQFTDDAGDVIYREQREKLALERGVEYVHEKLQEVDPESAERIHANNVRRVIRALEIFHTTGEKMSEQIEKQEKELLYDVSLIGLTMDREMLYDRINLRVDLMMEQGLLEEVEGLYNRGIRDCQSIQAIGYKEIYDYFENRASLEDAVSQLKTNSRRYAKRQLTWFRNKMDVTWFDVTDGEKTSEILRYIEGKLQVKSNNSK from the coding sequence ATGGGAGAAGTGCAACGTGAAAAAGTTGCTGTCATCATTGGACCAACTGCTGTTGGAAAGACGAAGTTAAGTATCGATCTTGCCAAAGCGTTGAACGGTGAAATTATTAGTGGTGATTCCATGCAGATCTATCGAACGATGGATATTGGAACCGCAAAGGTAACAAAAGCAGAGATGGACGGAATTCCACATTATATGATCGATATAAAAAATCCGGAAGATTCATTTTCTGTCGCGGAATTTCAAGAACGTGTTCGCAAGCATATTCGAGAAATTACAGAACGTGGTAAATTACCAATTATAGTTGGTGGGACCGGTCTTTATATACAATCTGTTTTATTCGATTATCAGTTTACAGATGATGCTGGTGATGTGATATACCGAGAGCAAAGGGAAAAGTTAGCTTTAGAACGCGGTGTGGAATATGTACATGAAAAATTGCAAGAAGTAGATCCAGAAAGTGCGGAGCGTATTCATGCAAATAATGTACGACGTGTCATTCGGGCGTTAGAAATTTTCCACACGACGGGTGAAAAAATGAGTGAACAAATTGAGAAACAAGAAAAAGAGTTACTCTATGATGTTTCATTAATTGGCTTGACAATGGATCGAGAAATGCTATACGATCGCATTAACTTACGAGTGGATTTGATGATGGAACAAGGCCTATTAGAGGAAGTAGAAGGGCTGTATAATAGAGGGATACGAGATTGTCAATCTATTCAAGCGATTGGATATAAAGAAATCTATGATTATTTTGAGAATCGAGCCTCTTTAGAAGATGCGGTGTCACAATTAAAGACGAATTCGCGTCGTTATGCAAAACGTCAATTAACGTGGTTCCGTAATAAAATGGATGTCACGTGGTTTGATGTTACAGACGGTGAAAAAACGTCAGAAATTTTACGATACATAGAAGGAAAGTTACAAGTAAAGTCGAATAATAGTAAGTAG
- a CDS encoding PTS fructose transporter subunit IIABC, producing MKITELLKRDTVIMDLTASNKEAVIDELVEKLNGANRLNSKTEFKEAILKREAQSTTGIGEGIAIPHAKTKAVKQPSICFGRSVSGINYESLDGQPAHLFFMIAASEGANNTHLETLSRLSTLLMDEGFRKQLLEAKDESELLQLFDEKENEKEEEIEVAKPEGNEPYVLAVTACPTGIAHTYMAADSLKAKATELGIAIKVETNGSTGIKNGLTKEDIERATAIIVAADKQVEMNRFAGKHVIQVPVADGIRKTENLLKRAVKQDAPIFKGVKEDGKSESIEGEKGLGIYKHLMSGVSNMLPFVVGGGILIALAFSFGGIKAEGPLAELFMSIGGGKTGAFLFLVPILAGFIASSIADRPGFMPGVVGGFLAANANAGFLGGLIAGFLAGYVVLGLKRLFSGLPVQLEGIKPVLLYPVFGLLITGVVMQKVVIPPVVALNEMLTGWLNGLNGTNAILLGLILGGMMAIDMGGPINKAAFTFGIAAIEAQNFGVHSAVMAGGMVPPLAIAFATTFFKSKFTEAERKSGLTNYIMGASFITEGAIPFAAADPVRVIVSCVVGSSIAGALSMLFQITLPAPHGGLFVIALVNKPLLYIFSILIGTIVSAVTLGVWKKKVQ from the coding sequence ATGAAAATTACAGAACTATTAAAAAGGGATACAGTCATTATGGATTTGACAGCTTCAAATAAAGAAGCTGTCATAGATGAATTAGTTGAGAAATTAAACGGGGCAAATCGTTTAAATAGTAAAACGGAATTTAAAGAAGCTATTTTAAAGCGGGAGGCCCAAAGTACGACTGGAATAGGGGAAGGTATTGCAATACCTCATGCGAAGACAAAGGCTGTTAAACAACCATCGATTTGTTTTGGTAGAAGTGTAAGCGGTATCAACTATGAGTCGCTTGACGGACAGCCAGCACACTTATTCTTTATGATTGCTGCAAGTGAAGGAGCGAATAATACTCATTTAGAAACGTTGTCTCGTTTATCGACATTATTAATGGATGAAGGATTTCGCAAGCAACTATTAGAAGCAAAGGATGAAAGTGAGCTTCTTCAACTATTTGATGAAAAAGAGAATGAAAAAGAAGAAGAGATTGAAGTCGCAAAACCAGAAGGAAATGAACCGTACGTACTTGCTGTTACAGCTTGTCCAACTGGAATCGCTCACACATATATGGCAGCGGATAGCTTAAAAGCAAAAGCGACAGAGTTAGGAATAGCGATTAAAGTTGAAACAAACGGATCAACAGGTATTAAAAACGGTTTAACGAAAGAGGATATTGAACGTGCAACAGCTATTATTGTTGCGGCGGATAAACAAGTAGAAATGAATCGTTTTGCTGGTAAACATGTCATTCAAGTGCCAGTTGCTGATGGGATTCGAAAAACGGAAAATCTGCTTAAGCGAGCTGTCAAACAAGATGCACCAATCTTTAAAGGTGTAAAAGAGGACGGGAAATCAGAAAGTATTGAGGGAGAAAAAGGATTAGGAATTTATAAGCATTTAATGAGCGGTGTAAGTAATATGCTTCCATTCGTTGTTGGTGGCGGGATTTTAATAGCGCTAGCGTTTTCGTTTGGTGGTATAAAGGCGGAAGGTCCTTTAGCTGAATTGTTCATGTCAATTGGTGGAGGAAAAACAGGTGCGTTTTTATTCCTTGTACCAATTTTAGCTGGATTTATTGCAAGTTCTATTGCTGATCGTCCTGGTTTTATGCCTGGTGTTGTAGGTGGATTTTTAGCGGCGAATGCGAATGCTGGATTTTTAGGTGGATTAATTGCTGGTTTCTTAGCTGGATATGTTGTTTTAGGGTTGAAAAGATTATTTTCAGGACTACCAGTACAATTAGAAGGAATTAAACCTGTATTGTTATATCCAGTCTTTGGATTATTGATTACAGGAGTTGTAATGCAAAAAGTAGTAATTCCGCCTGTAGTAGCATTAAATGAAATGTTGACAGGGTGGTTAAATGGTTTAAACGGTACGAATGCTATATTACTAGGTCTTATTTTAGGTGGTATGATGGCAATTGATATGGGGGGGCCAATTAATAAAGCGGCATTTACGTTTGGTATTGCTGCAATAGAAGCGCAGAATTTTGGAGTGCACTCAGCAGTTATGGCTGGTGGGATGGTACCACCACTTGCGATTGCATTCGCAACTACATTCTTTAAATCAAAGTTTACAGAAGCGGAACGTAAATCTGGTTTAACAAATTATATTATGGGAGCGTCGTTCATTACAGAAGGTGCGATTCCGTTTGCAGCTGCAGATCCGGTTCGAGTAATCGTAAGTTGTGTTGTTGGTTCAAGTATTGCAGGTGCGTTATCTATGTTATTCCAAATTACATTACCGGCACCGCATGGTGGATTATTTGTAATAGCGTTAGTAAATAAACCGTTACTATATATTTTCTCTATATTAATTGGAACAATTGTCTCGGCTGTTACGCTAGGTGTTTGGAAAAAGAAAGTTCAATAA
- the pfkB gene encoding 1-phosphofructokinase, with the protein MIYTVTLNPSIDYVVQVSSFDLGTINRAEKDMKFPGGKGINVSRVLQRLGVKNIALGFTGGFTGQFIKEVLQTEGVTTNFVQVDEDTRINVKIKGEEETELNGQGPIVTKEQFEQLMKKIESMQPGDCVVLAGSVPVSIPSTFYESIAAFGAEKGIRVVVDASGSALQHVIKNKPFLIKPNHHELGELFGVELSTVEDVLPYGRKLIEQGVKHVIVSMAGEGALLFTAEGIYEATVPKGVVINSVGAGDSLVAGFVGKYEQTKDIEKAFQYGVATGSATAFSADLCKKEKVEELLSQVIVAKR; encoded by the coding sequence ATGATCTATACAGTTACTTTAAACCCATCTATTGATTATGTAGTGCAAGTTTCTTCCTTTGATTTAGGAACAATAAATCGAGCGGAAAAAGATATGAAGTTTCCTGGAGGAAAAGGAATTAATGTTTCTCGTGTTCTTCAGCGTTTAGGTGTTAAAAATATAGCACTTGGATTTACTGGTGGATTTACTGGTCAATTTATTAAAGAGGTATTACAGACGGAAGGTGTAACAACAAACTTCGTCCAAGTAGATGAAGATACTCGCATTAATGTGAAAATAAAAGGGGAAGAAGAAACAGAATTAAATGGCCAAGGTCCTATTGTAACAAAAGAGCAGTTCGAACAGTTAATGAAAAAAATTGAGAGTATGCAACCTGGAGATTGTGTTGTACTTGCTGGGAGTGTACCAGTTTCTATTCCAAGTACCTTTTACGAATCAATTGCTGCGTTTGGAGCTGAAAAAGGTATTCGTGTAGTAGTAGATGCAAGTGGAAGTGCACTGCAACATGTAATTAAAAATAAGCCATTTTTAATTAAGCCAAACCACCATGAACTTGGTGAGTTGTTTGGAGTGGAGCTTTCAACAGTAGAGGACGTTTTACCTTATGGAAGAAAATTAATTGAACAAGGTGTAAAACACGTTATCGTATCGATGGCTGGAGAGGGAGCTTTATTATTTACGGCAGAAGGTATATATGAAGCGACTGTTCCAAAAGGTGTTGTAATTAATTCAGTTGGGGCCGGGGATTCTCTTGTTGCAGGGTTTGTAGGCAAATATGAACAGACAAAAGATATTGAAAAGGCATTTCAATACGGCGTTGCAACAGGGAGTGCAACAGCATTTTCAGCTGATTTATGTAAGAAGGAAAAAGTAGAAGAATTATTGTCGCAAGTAATTGTAGCTAAGCGATAG
- a CDS encoding DeoR/GlpR family DNA-binding transcription regulator, with product MLTPERHQMILQLVKEQKVVKLQQLVERTESSESTIRRDLAQLEKQRLLKRVHGGAAVLTGKGQEPTMVEKSSKNIQIKQQIAKYAASVIEQGDCIYLDAGSTTFEMIPFLINKDVTVVTNGLMHIEALVENNIRAYLLGGMMKSRTKALIGAMAQESMQKYRFDKCFLGANGVHEQLGFTTPDPEEALLKQMALTLANEGYFLIDESKFSEVAFAKIANVEDANIITNHLEIDLEKYKQQTNVIEADKQ from the coding sequence ATGTTAACTCCTGAACGTCATCAAATGATATTGCAACTTGTAAAAGAACAGAAAGTTGTAAAATTACAGCAATTAGTTGAAAGAACAGAAAGCTCTGAGTCGACAATTCGCCGTGATTTAGCACAATTGGAAAAGCAAAGGTTATTAAAAAGAGTTCATGGTGGTGCCGCTGTTTTAACAGGAAAAGGGCAAGAACCAACGATGGTCGAAAAATCATCCAAAAACATTCAAATAAAACAACAAATTGCTAAGTATGCGGCTAGCGTTATTGAACAAGGTGATTGTATTTATTTAGATGCAGGAAGTACAACATTTGAAATGATTCCATTTTTAATAAATAAAGATGTTACTGTCGTTACGAATGGACTTATGCATATTGAAGCTTTAGTTGAAAATAATATTCGTGCGTATTTACTAGGCGGAATGATGAAGAGTAGGACGAAAGCTTTAATCGGTGCTATGGCACAGGAAAGTATGCAGAAGTATCGTTTTGATAAATGTTTTTTAGGTGCAAATGGTGTACATGAACAGCTTGGCTTTACAACACCAGATCCAGAAGAAGCGCTCTTAAAACAAATGGCATTAACATTAGCAAACGAAGGATATTTCTTAATTGATGAAAGTAAGTTTTCAGAAGTTGCGTTTGCGAAAATTGCAAATGTTGAAGATGCAAATATTATTACAAACCATTTAGAAATTGATTTAGAAAAATATAAACAACAAACCAATGTAATTGAGGCTGATAAACAATGA
- a CDS encoding iron-containing alcohol dehydrogenase, with product MQNFVFRNPTKLIFGKGQLEQLKTEIPQFGKKVLLVYGGGSIKRNGIYDNVISILKDINAEVFELTGVEPNPRVSTVKKGIQICKENGVEFILAVGGGSVIDCTKAIAAGSKYDGDVWDIVTKKTFANEALPFGTVLTLAATGSEMNAGSVITNWETNEKYGWGSPVTFPQFSILDPVHTTSVPKDQTIYGMVDIMSHVLEQYFHHGTNTELQDRYCEAVLKTVIETAPKLLSDLENYEHRETILYCGTMALNGILAMGVKGDWATHNIEHAVSAVHDIPHGGGLAILFPNWMKHVVEGNVSRFKQFAIRVFNVETDGKTDREIALEGIQALRQFWTSIEAPVTLSDYAIGENEIDLMADKAMAYGEFGNFKKLNKDDVLSIYKASL from the coding sequence ATGCAAAATTTTGTATTTCGTAATCCAACGAAACTTATTTTCGGTAAAGGTCAATTAGAACAGTTAAAAACTGAAATTCCACAGTTCGGTAAAAAAGTTCTTCTCGTATACGGGGGAGGCAGCATTAAAAGAAACGGTATTTATGATAATGTAATTTCTATTTTAAAGGATATTAATGCAGAAGTATTTGAATTAACAGGTGTTGAACCGAATCCACGTGTATCAACTGTAAAGAAAGGGATTCAAATTTGTAAAGAGAATGGTGTTGAATTTATTTTAGCAGTTGGTGGAGGAAGTGTAATCGACTGTACGAAGGCAATTGCAGCTGGTAGTAAGTACGATGGAGATGTATGGGATATTGTAACGAAAAAAACATTTGCTAATGAGGCATTACCATTTGGTACTGTACTTACTCTTGCAGCAACAGGATCTGAAATGAATGCAGGCTCGGTAATTACAAACTGGGAAACGAATGAAAAGTATGGATGGGGTAGCCCGGTTACTTTCCCGCAGTTTTCGATTTTAGATCCAGTTCATACTACTTCTGTACCGAAAGATCAAACAATTTACGGTATGGTAGATATTATGTCGCACGTATTAGAACAATATTTCCATCATGGAACGAATACAGAACTACAAGATCGTTATTGTGAAGCTGTTTTAAAAACAGTAATTGAGACAGCTCCTAAGCTTTTAAGTGATTTAGAAAATTATGAGCATAGAGAAACTATTTTATATTGTGGTACTATGGCGTTAAACGGCATTTTAGCAATGGGAGTAAAAGGAGATTGGGCGACTCATAATATTGAGCATGCAGTTTCTGCTGTTCATGATATACCACACGGGGGTGGCCTTGCGATTTTATTCCCGAACTGGATGAAGCATGTTGTAGAGGGAAATGTAAGTCGTTTTAAACAGTTTGCTATTCGAGTATTCAATGTAGAAACAGATGGAAAGACTGATCGAGAAATTGCGTTAGAAGGAATTCAGGCGTTACGTCAATTTTGGACTTCAATTGAGGCGCCAGTAACATTATCTGATTACGCTATTGGAGAAAATGAAATTGATTTAATGGCGGATAAAGCGATGGCGTATGGTGAATTTGGTAACTTTAAAAAATTAAATAAAGATGATGTTTTAAGTATATATAAAGCTTCTTTATAA
- a CDS encoding DUF420 domain-containing protein, with translation MVDQSTNQKSYAPIVITLSVIVNAIILFLFFGPVGYEGEVHFDVTILPMLNAIFNSFTFVFLLAALFSIIKKNVKMHRGFILAAFTTTLLFCVSYLSYHYLAPATHFGGEGFIKYVYFIILITHIILAAIIVPLALFALVFGFTNQLTRHRKIVRWTMPIWLYVSLSGVIVYLMISPYYQ, from the coding sequence TTGGTGGATCAATCAACAAATCAGAAAAGCTATGCTCCTATTGTGATAACGCTTTCTGTAATTGTAAATGCGATTATTTTATTTTTGTTCTTTGGACCTGTTGGCTATGAAGGAGAAGTACATTTTGATGTAACGATTTTACCAATGTTAAACGCGATTTTTAATAGCTTTACGTTCGTATTTTTATTAGCAGCGTTATTCTCTATTATTAAAAAGAATGTGAAAATGCATCGTGGTTTTATCCTTGCAGCATTTACGACAACTTTACTATTTTGTGTGTCGTATTTATCGTATCATTACTTAGCACCGGCAACACATTTTGGCGGAGAAGGATTCATTAAATATGTGTATTTCATCATTTTAATTACACATATTATCCTAGCAGCAATTATCGTACCACTTGCATTGTTTGCGCTTGTATTTGGTTTTACAAATCAATTAACACGTCACCGTAAAATTGTACGTTGGACGATGCCGATTTGGTTATATGTAAGTTTATCTGGTGTTATTGTTTACTTAATGATCTCACCTTATTACCAATAA
- the gabP gene encoding GABA permease, which translates to MDKNLKKDLKIRHITMISIGGVIGAGLFVGSGAVVHSAGPGSIVSYALAGLLVIFVMRMLGEMAAVNPTSGSFATYAREAIGPWAGYTIGWLYWFFWVIVIAIEATAGAGIIQYWIPQIPLWLLSLILTILLTLTNVFSVKSFGEFEYWFSFIKVISIVLFLCLGLAVILGFVPGTEAPGTSNLIGQGGFMPNGISSVLLGITVVIFSFMGSEIVAVAAGESAEPVKAVKTATNSVIWRILVFFIGSIAVVVTLLPWNSANILKSPFVAVLEHIGIPAAAQIMNFIVLTAVLSCLNSGLYTNSRMLFSMAERGDAPKSFLKLNSSGVPVRAVLFGTFFAYIGVVFSYISPDKVFLFLVNASGGIALLVYLVIAVSHLKMRKKMGKVEQQNLKVKMWLFPYVTYVTIAAIIAVLVAMFAIDTLRSQALLTMFVTVLIILSYFIFNRNKNSTVLNPKSKNEESVRF; encoded by the coding sequence TTGGATAAAAATCTAAAGAAAGACCTCAAAATACGCCACATTACAATGATTTCAATTGGCGGCGTAATAGGGGCTGGTTTGTTTGTTGGAAGTGGTGCAGTTGTACATTCGGCAGGACCAGGTTCTATCGTTTCATATGCATTAGCAGGACTTCTAGTCATTTTCGTCATGAGAATGCTAGGAGAAATGGCAGCTGTTAATCCGACAAGTGGTTCATTTGCAACGTATGCAAGAGAAGCGATTGGTCCTTGGGCGGGTTATACAATAGGCTGGTTATATTGGTTTTTTTGGGTAATTGTTATTGCAATAGAAGCCACAGCAGGTGCTGGTATTATCCAATATTGGATTCCACAAATACCGCTTTGGTTATTAAGTTTAATATTAACAATTTTATTAACGCTGACGAACGTTTTTTCGGTGAAATCATTTGGAGAGTTTGAATATTGGTTTTCTTTTATTAAAGTAATAAGTATTGTTTTGTTCCTTTGTCTAGGTCTTGCTGTTATTTTAGGATTTGTTCCAGGAACAGAAGCACCCGGCACTTCGAATTTAATTGGACAAGGTGGATTTATGCCAAACGGTATAAGTTCGGTCCTGCTTGGAATTACTGTTGTTATATTTTCATTTATGGGATCAGAGATTGTAGCAGTAGCGGCTGGTGAATCTGCAGAACCTGTAAAAGCAGTAAAAACAGCAACAAACAGTGTGATTTGGCGTATTCTTGTATTTTTTATTGGGTCTATAGCGGTAGTTGTTACGCTACTGCCATGGAATTCAGCAAACATATTAAAAAGTCCATTTGTAGCTGTACTTGAACATATAGGAATACCAGCGGCAGCACAAATTATGAATTTTATCGTTTTAACAGCTGTACTTTCTTGCTTAAATTCAGGCTTATATACAAATTCAAGAATGCTTTTTTCAATGGCAGAAAGAGGAGATGCTCCAAAGTCATTTTTAAAATTGAACAGTAGTGGTGTTCCCGTTCGAGCGGTTTTATTTGGAACTTTCTTCGCTTATATTGGAGTTGTGTTTAGTTACATTTCTCCAGATAAAGTCTTTTTGTTTTTAGTGAATGCATCTGGCGGGATTGCGTTACTAGTTTATCTCGTTATTGCAGTTTCGCATTTAAAGATGCGTAAAAAAATGGGGAAAGTAGAACAACAAAATTTGAAAGTGAAAATGTGGCTTTTTCCGTATGTAACGTATGTTACAATTGCTGCTATTATAGCAGTTTTAGTTGCGATGTTCGCAATTGATACTTTACGTTCACAAGCACTTTTAACAATGTTTGTTACAGTTCTTATCATACTTTCTTATTTTATTTTTAATAGAAATAAAAATAGCACAGTTTTGAATCCTAAAAGTAAGAATGAGGAATCTGTTCGATTCTAA